The nucleotide sequence TGTTCTGGTCTTGCTTCATCACACACATCCTTTCAGTTTGAATATGTGTTCTATTTCTGTTTATATACTACCTATATACACATGAAACTTCTCATGGGACCTCATCATGGGGATTTCTTCAATGAAGTTCAGtggaaatatttttgttttctttttttacacCTTATCACAAGCTGGGTGGGTAAAATGGAGAAGTGCTTTGATTGTTATTTGTGATAGAAAAGTATCACACAACTATAGTTCATAGGACATGTGATGTTATATAGGATTGAGTGTTGAGAgatgaaaagagaagaaggaaacaaGGATAATAAGTGAATGTTGCTTTGGATGTATGGGTAAACCAGACAAGATAGAGCCAGAAATAAGTACACTAGAGAGAAAGTTAGAGGAGCAGCTATGGCTACGGGAATGAATATAGTAGAATCTTGTCTAGGTGGTCTATTGTGTGTGAGGAGCAGCTATGGCTACAGTAACACACTGACATCTTTTGATTACATAGCTGACCACACCCAGTGAATCAACCTTTGATCATGGTGGTTGTTCTTGCTTACCATCCAATCAAGTGACTTGACCTAAAATGACATAATTCtctagttaattttttattgtctTCATGTCTTAAGCTTTATGTATCAAAAGGTTTAAATCTCCATCTGCATCACTTGATGTAGCTGCAACTTCTAACTCGCATTAACTGCCTCAGTTGTGTCATATTGCAAATTGCGGACTAGTTTGGACATTAACCCATTACTCTGGAACAGCATTACAATTTCTATAACACTTTAGAATCTCACTTCTCACGACAATTTCATAGTTTGATTCATTATTTGTAATTTTTACAATTTTGAGTACATATGAAAGCTATTTTCCATTTGAAGTTTTCAGTTGTTGTTTGACATACGATTTAAGCTGTTTTTGCAGACTAGTATGTGCTCTTGCACATGATATTTTCTTTATGATTCTATGAAAATTTGCCTACTATGGAATAAGTTGATTGTATCTTTTGCTGATAGCTACTTGATACTTATTGCAGAATGGTTCTCTTATGTCTTCCATTATGACAAAGAAAGATTATGCTGGCTCTACTGGCAGCAGCTCATTTAGAGCTCTTGCGTTGATTGGAGCTAGTGTCACTGGGTTTTTGGGTTTTGCAACAACAGCATCAGCTGATGAAGCTGAGCATGGCCTTGCATGCCCAAACTATCCATGGCCTCATGCTGGCATTCTCAGTTCATATGATCATGCATCGTGAGTTTTGCCCATTCTTTCCGTATATGTGGATCTTGATAATTCTCTATGCCACCATCATGTATTTGTATCAAATTTCACCTGAATGCTATATAACTATGAATCTAACTCGGGCTTTACTACATTCAAATAATTTGTTGAACAGGATTCGTCGTGGTCATCAAGTCTATACACAAGTTTGTGCTTCCTGCCATTCTATGTCTTTGATATCATACCGTGATTTGGTTGGTGTTGCTTATACAGAAGATGAAGTAAAGGCCATGGCAGCTGAGATTGAGGTGGTTGACGGTCCTAATGATGAGGGTGAAATGTTCACTCGCCCCGGTAAACTCAGTGATCGCTTTCCTCAGCCATATGCAAATGAAGCAGCTGCTAGGTTTGCTAATGGAGGAGCCTATCCTCCAGATCTAAGTCTTATTACCAAAGTAAAGTCTATTATTATCTGCTAGGAATGTGAAGAGATTTTCTATTGTAATGTGATCTTTAATTATTCTTGCACGTTGTATTTACAGGCTCGTCACAATGGTCAGAATTATGTGTTTGCCCTTCTAACTGGTTATCGTGATCCCCCTGCTGGTGTTTCGGTAAAGTTCTCTCTAAAGACTTGTTGAGAGTTAATACACTTTAACTTACGCATTATGAAGAAGTTATATAGATTCAACTATCTATTGCGTAGTTCAGGCCTAAAACAAACTTTTATAAAATCTGTTGTGGCTTGGAATCTGTGCAAGGAAAGGCAACAACAGCGCAACAATTTTTGTGTCCCTTTTTTGTGCACGAATGACTATAGTATCTGTGCATGATAGACTGGGGTTTGTTGTAGGTTCTTTGACATTTTCCATGATTTTCTTTTCGTATCAATTTACAACTAAGCCTGATGTTTGCCATTTTTACAACTCATGAAATGTTTCTTTTACTTTGCGACTCAAGTTGTTGTCAgttatgaagtgtaaaatgtatTTAACCATAGGTAAACTCatttactattgttttcttgaaTAACGTAGATTAGAGAGGGTCTGCACTATAACCCTTATTTCCCTGGCGGTGCCATTGCCATGCCTAAAATGCTTAACGATGGTGCTGTTGAATATGAGGATGGTACTCCCGCCACTGAATCTCAGGTATTCTGTGTGTTTAGTATTCCTTTCGGTCAATCTCATCAAGGGAATGTGTATTACATATGAACTACGGGAGAATGGAGGTAATTTTCTTGCTGGTGTTGTGTTTTGCTGCAGATGGGGAAAGATGTTGTGTCATTCTTATCTTGGGCTGCCGAACCGGAGATGGAAGAGAGAAAACTGGTATGTTTCTTATAATATTTTGCTGTTTCCAAAATCAAAGCAGAAAATATCTTAATTTCTAACAAGACTGCTACTATGTGCAGATGGGATTTAAGTGGATATTTGTTCTAACATTGGCGTTGCTTCAAGCTGGCTACTACCGTCGCCTTAGGTGGTCTGTTCTAAAGTCTCGCAAGCTGGTTCTTGATGTTGTCAATTAACCGCCTTCAGGTTTCTTTTTTCAGTTATAAGGAAACAATATTATCATTGGCAGTAATTTTGTCGAATGATTAGTTGCCTTATCTTTGTCAAATTCGTTAATGGAGCTAACTGGAAACGTGTTCAATTTTTGGTTTGAGATGGAAATAAAGCTGTTCCATATAGGAGATTCAGTACTTTACATATTTCCCATGTCTGACCTGTGTATTGTTAGATTCTCCTGGAATCTTGTAATAATATCTTTATTCAGTTTCGTGCTTTTATGGCAAATAACCCCCCGGTTGTGTTTTGCGCCGGCTTAGTCGCAAACTCATCCGACATTACCCGGTTTCGAGTTGCGAAATTTCTCTGAAAACAATGATATTTTGCCATTATCATCATTCAGTTCATGGCATTGAGGCTGAAAAGGCCATTGTGCTTAGCTACATTGAAGGTGTGAACTAAGGCCATGTTTGGGAGGATTGAAATCATTTGTGGCATGTAATGCACTGGTTTACAAAACCTTAGAGATAGTAAAGggaatatgaaagaaaaatagtaataggccatggtgcatgcttttttttttttttttaccaaagataggagactcgaaccagcaacctcttaattgagtatggagagactatgccatttgagctattactcattggccatGGTGCATGTTAAATTTCAAACTTTGATGCAAGAAAATTGGAGCATAAATCATTGTTGAGAAGCATGAACCAAATGTAACAGGTTTTTGGCTTTTTAGCTAATATCTACAATTATCCAACAAATTAACTTTTGAGGTATTAGTGACTTTTTAAATTTTGTCCATTaagtttcatttttcttattgaagaaataaaataaatacatgtAAAGACGCCATTAAGGTTAAGGCCGACTAATACGTTTGGAAACGACTTATTTGGTTGAATTTTAAACAATCGAAGTCACACAACGGCATCTacttagaaattaattttttttttttttttttaccaaagataggagactcgaaccagcaacctcttaattgagtatggagagactatgccatttgagctattactcattggccatGGTGCATGTTAAATTTCAAACTTTGATGCAAGAAAATTGGAGCATAAATCATTGTTGAGAAGCATGAACCAAATGTAACAGGTTTTTGGCTTTTTAGCTAATATCTACAATTATCCAACAAATTAACTTTTGAGGTATTAGTGACTTTTTAAATTTTGTCCATTaagtttcatttttcttattgaagaaataaaataaatacatgtAAAGACGCCATTAAGGTTAAGGCCGACTAATACGTTTGGAAACGACTTATTTGGTTGAATTTTAAACAATCGAAGTCACACAACGGCATctacttagaaattaaaatttgtaCATCGTTGACAAGTTAAGAGTGGAAAAAATGATtgcatattattttattttcaagttGTAGAAACTAATTGCGTTGTAAGTGTTTAACTAAAAGTTTTGTTCggtaaccaacttgggttggtttAGTGGTCAACTCGCTAGTTGGTTTAGTGGTCAACTCGCTAGTCTGTTTAAGCAGATATTAGGTTCGAATCTCGTCTCGTATATGTAGCAATTTATTAGCCTGAAAAATACCGTAGAAAATGTTTTGTTCGGTATATTGAATTGCTTCTCCAAAGAAACATGtatatttattttctcttgaaACAAAAATTACTCTCCAAGACTCCAACTAGCCAGCAGGTTAAgttgtatttttaaaatattaatatatttattatctaCTATTTCTACTATCTTGTTTATAAAATGTTCtttgttttatatatttattgtttgttataatttgaagaatttgaacttaaaatctcattattgtgagatatttattattttaattaatcacAAATTTATTAATTACGAtacatatttaataaat is from Arachis ipaensis cultivar K30076 chromosome B01, Araip1.1, whole genome shotgun sequence and encodes:
- the LOC107628218 gene encoding cytochrome c1-2, heme protein, mitochondrial; this translates as MAGGVIQQLLRRKLQSHSPNGSLMSSIMTKKDYAGSTGSSSFRALALIGASVTGFLGFATTASADEAEHGLACPNYPWPHAGILSSYDHASIRRGHQVYTQVCASCHSMSLISYRDLVGVAYTEDEVKAMAAEIEVVDGPNDEGEMFTRPGKLSDRFPQPYANEAAARFANGGAYPPDLSLITKARHNGQNYVFALLTGYRDPPAGVSIREGLHYNPYFPGGAIAMPKMLNDGAVEYEDGTPATESQMGKDVVSFLSWAAEPEMEERKLMGFKWIFVLTLALLQAGYYRRLRWSVLKSRKLVLDVVN